The following are from one region of the Nicotiana tomentosiformis chromosome 7, ASM39032v3, whole genome shotgun sequence genome:
- the LOC138895902 gene encoding uncharacterized protein, with amino-acid sequence MRPPLPRCAQWGKKHVGQCLVGLGVCYSCGYPSHVLRDSPTRGRAGIVQPAGSIVDLPSSVHPPGQGSQAPIGRGRVSSYDVYALVDPGSTLLYVTPLVASKFGIEPELIKHFEMSTLVGDLLIARRVYRDCIVVVQSRSTVTDLIELDMVEFDVKMDIDCLASCYTNVDCRSKMMVRFQFPGELVLELKGNTASPRGEGIRDDTNKIEAVKTWPKPITPT; translated from the exons ATGAGGCCGCcgttgccacgatgtgctcaatGGGGTAAGAAGCATGTGGGGCAGTGCCttgtggggttgggtgtttgttatagtTGTGGTTATCCGAGCCATGTTCTGAGAGATAGCCCGACGAGAGGTCGTGCAGGTATAGTTCAGCCAGCGGGATCTATTGTTGATTTGCCATCATCAGTACACCCCCCTGGGCAAGGTTCACAGGCACCAatcggtcgtggtagag tctcctcatatgatgtatatgcattggttgatccaggttccaccttattgTACGTCACTccattggttgctagtaagtttgggatagaacctgagttgattaaacATTTTGAGATGTCTACACTCGTTGGGGATCTACtgatagctagacgggtatatagagattgtatagtagtagttcaaaGTCGTTCTACAGTAACAGACCTGATTGAGCtggatatggtagaatttgatgttaaaatGGATATTGATTGTTTGGCTTCTTGTTAtactaacgttgattgtagatcaaagatgatggttcggttccagtttccaggggagctAGTTCTAGAATtgaaaggtaatactgcatcgccgagag gtgagggtatccgggatgatacaaacaagattgaggcagtgaagacttggcctaaaCCCATTACACCGACatag